From the genome of Procambarus clarkii isolate CNS0578487 chromosome 66, FALCON_Pclarkii_2.0, whole genome shotgun sequence:
TCTACCagggtgtttgccagggtgctcaaagaatgcaaagaggagctttacgagccactgtctaccatatttaataaatcaatagagtcaagcagagtgccagagttatggaaagttgcttatGTGATCCAAGTttataagaaaggagatagatcacttgcgtcaaactatcggccaattagcctaacgtacattgtgggaaagttacttgaatcgataattgcaaataaaattcgtctttatCTTcagaaacataaattaataataatggaGTCGCaaaatggttttataaatggccgttcatgtttatcaaatttgttatcgttttattctagcatagttgaggcagttgatagtggtaaggattgtgatgttgtgtaccttgactttagcaaagcttttgatacagtatcacatgaaagactgattataaagatagaggctcatggtattggaggtgctatattaagttggattacggCATGGCTATCccaaagaaaacagagagttattataaatggagtcaagtcagagtaggaaaagtttgtaagtggagtgcctcaaggctctgtcctgggacctctgttgtttataatatatataaatgatttagattcaggtttgagtagcaacatttgcaaatttgccgatgatacaaaaatcggtagagaaattaatacggaagaagactcactatcacttcaagttgatcaaaatagggttttagaatggtcaaaagattggcagatgcagtttaatgctgataaatgtagagttttgaggctgggtaatgatgatagagttacatgatacgagctagatggtgttgagattgcgaagtcggattgtgaaagagttatgattagtaagaatttaaaacaaaaggatcaatgcataaatgttcgtaataaggcaaataggacactgggatttattaatcgaagcgttagtaacaagacacctgatgtggttcttcagctatatcttgctctggttaggccctatttagattatgcagttcagttttggtcgccatattatagaatggatataaattcacttgaacgtgtccagcgtaggatgactaagttaattccccaaattagaaatctttcatatgaagaaagattaacaaagctgaaGTTGCATTAACTGGAGAGGCaaagagttaggtgtgacatgatagaggtttacaagtggatgaatggacataacaaaggggatattaatagggtttaTAGGGATTATTAATAGGGATTGCTAAAAAAACAAATTACTATCCgatcttcatttttttttaaatgagagCCATTGTTTTCCCACAATCCTCCATAGGCCGCATGGGATTCTGGATCACGCCATGCGGTCGGCCTAGGCCTTTGTTTACCTCTGTCGTGACCGGAATGCCGCCCTCCCGCGTCCAGAACTTGTGCACCTCTCTGCCCTGTTTAGGCGTGTTTATTCGTTCCTGTGTCTTGTAATCACCGTATTACTTGAAAACATGGATCGTGGTAAAGGACAGAGCACTtcggcgcccaagaaagatacgaAAACCACCAAGGAGGATAGGTTGAGTATGCTCTACCAAAAGTTCAGCAGGGTGAAGCTTACCCCCAGTAAACTTCCTGAATTGTTGGATAATTTATCTGATGTCGAGGCAGATGTTGAGGGGGAAGAGCGTCAAAGCGATTTCAGTAGTGATAATGAGGGGACCGCGACGTCTGATGAGTTTGATGAATCATCGAGTGAGGAGAGTAGCGAGGGGAGTGAGGATGAGGCGACGAATGAGGGCCGCCCCAAGCCACCCATAAGGAGGCGTGCAGGACGGATTCACCAGCCAAATCCTGATGATGCCTGGTCTAGTGACAATACACCACCATTTGTAGACAGTTTCACTGCCACACCAGGCCTAACTGTCCCAGTGCCAACCATTCCCGTGCAATTCATACAATTATTCCTGACACGGGCCCTCATTGAATATATCACAGTGGAAACGAACAGGTATGCCAGACAATTTATTCAGAATGCTTCCAGGCACACCATGAGGATGTGGCAAGAGGTATCGTTGAAGGAAATGGCCAGGTATTTGGGTCTGTCTATGTTGATGGGTACTGCACCCCTCCCGACGATGAGAATGTACTGGCAAACAAGCCGGTTGTGGCATATGAGGACCTTCAATATTTTCATGACTGCAAAACGATACCAACATATCAGCCAGTTTTTCCATAGTTACAACAAGCTTGCAATTTCCCCAAACAATAAGGACCGAATGGTAAAACTGCGCACAATCATTGCTTATTTCACTACCAAGTTTGGCACATACTACGTTCCCAATAAAGCACTCAGTTTGGATGAAGGAACAATGTCGTGGCGTGGTCGTTTATCCTTCAAGGTTTACAATCCAAATAAACCAGATAAGTATGGGGTAAAGTTGTACATGCTTGCTGAGGCAGGGACTGGCTACATTATTGACTTTGAGGTGTATGCCGGAGTTGGTAAGACAACAGTGGAGACAATGATGGCCTTGATACGGCCATTATTGCACAAGGGTTATCATCTCTATATGGACAATTACTATAACTCTGTCCATCTCACAGAATTGCTACGGGAACATGGTGTGTACACTTGTGGAACACTGAGATTGCAGCGTGGCGCCTTAAACTTCTGCAACAACTTGCAAAAGGCAAATTCGCTGTTGATCAAACCATTTTCAGGCGCAAGGACAACACTTTTATTATCctatggaaagacaagagagtggTGTCATTGATCACAAACTGCCACAATGCTGACACACAAGAAGTACAACGAAGGAAGAGAGTGAGGAAACGTGACGGAGCAGCATCAGTAAAGATTGTAACTGTGAACAAACCAACAGCCATTTGCGACTACAACAccaacatgaaaggtgttgatcacttcgACCAAACGGTCAAATATTTCAGGTTCACTAGGAAATCACATAAGTGGACGAAGAAGATCACATTTTATTTCCTTCAGATGGCTCTACACAATGCATGTGTTGTACAAGATGTACACAAATGATGCCAAGAAATTGACCCTACTCCAGTTTCACGAGGTAGCAATATGGGCCCTGTTGAGGTGGGACCTGGATGAGTGGCCTGCCACTGAAAGCCCTCTCCCACATGCTGATGATTACCAAGATCCTTCTGATGATTTGGCACCACCGGGACCATCTGGAGTGAGGCGTCCTTTATTTCCTCCTCCACGCCAAGCAcaagacacatcctcatctgacACAGAACCTGAAACGGAAACGCCTGAACCTGAACCTCGTCCTCCACCAGTGAAAAACCCACGTATTGTTGATCCAGAGGATAGGCTGAACAAGAAGTTGACCCATGCTATAGTGAAAATTGCAAAACGTAAACGGTGTCGTGTTTGCATCAAGTCAGGAATAAGGAGAGAGACTATGTATCAGTGCAAGACATGTGGAGTTGctctgtgtgtcacaccatgctACACAAAATACCACCGCAAGAGGGTATTTTGGACAGCGAAAAAATAGCgcctctgcaaccctccactCCACCTAACGTAACATCTGTTGAGCAGCTTCAGGGACATTTTCCTGAAGCAGGTGGAGTGGATaacaaaatgctcaacttattggatgaggacagagttggactctctgcgggaggaggtgcgtcagcttaaaaaacaacgagaagtaacgaaggaggagaccagcagtaaagggacctcgtcttggagagttgcgaaagacaggggccttaagaagactttgataaagccgccttcaaacgccatagcaacttcaaattcatttgacgttttggaggacgagtgctgtggagagactgtggatcgcgcaaaagggaaagcaacgaagagaaaggaagcgcaggcccctcagaaagtaaaggaagtacctaagcaaacattagttgtgggagattcccagataaggtatttggatagaacgttttgtgctagagatagggggaacaggttaagggtttgctatcccggagctggcattggtgatattataaaca
Proteins encoded in this window:
- the LOC138355122 gene encoding piggyBac transposable element-derived protein 4-like — its product is MDRGKGQSTSAPKKDTKTTKEDRLSMLYQKFSRVKLTPSKLPELLDNLSDVEADVEGEERQSDFSSDNEGTATSDEFDESSSEESSEGSEDEATNEGRPKPPIRRRAGRIHQPNPDDAWSSDNTPPFVDSFTATPGLTVPVPTIPVQFIQLFLTRALIEYITVETNRYARQFIQNASRHTMRMWQEVSLKEMARYLGLSMLMGTAPLPTMRMYWQTSRLWHMRTFNIFMTAKRYQHISQFFHSYNKLAISPNNKDRMVKLRTIIAYFTTKFGTYYVPNKALSLDEGTMSWRGRLSFKVYNPNKPDKYGVKLYMLAEAGTGYIIDFEVYAGVGKTTVETMMALIRPLLHKGYHLYMDNYYNSVHLTELLREHGVYTCGTLRLQRGALNFCNNLQKANSLLIKPFSGARTTLLLSYGKTREWCH